The Lycium ferocissimum isolate CSIRO_LF1 chromosome 8, AGI_CSIRO_Lferr_CH_V1, whole genome shotgun sequence DNA segment GAGCAAATAGGGTTAGAATCGAGGAAAAAATGTGAAATTGATGAACATTAATGTTGAAAGAGGGGAAACAATCACAAATTCAGGAAAACAATCACAAATTGTGGGACTCTGAGTATAAAACTATGAGTATCcaacaaaaaccaaaaattgCAATTCCTAAATTTTGGAATCCCGATTCACTGAGAATTCACAAAAAATGAGAATCTGAATTTTAAATCGAATAATAAGCGCGCCTgtagctctgataccatgacaAAATATCAAGCTCAAAACAATGGCGGAAATGATAAAAAGAGAGAGATGAGAGAGAAAATACATGGACACAAGGTTTGGGAAATTTTTGATTAACTAATAGCAAATATCTaatccctatatatatacaagctaaaaATGGGTGCATAGCTGGCATCAGCTAAGCTAACCGACTATGCAAAACTAACCAAACTAACCAAGAATAAGAAAAGGCACAATACATTggttaaaatataaaaacatgGCTACAACATAAATACACTAGCCTCGTAATCTCAATACTATAAACATGATGATCTTAATATTAGATGGGGAAAGGTTTTaatgttttattaattttgGAAGCCGAATCTTTTGACTTAGGAAAAGAAAGGTGGGagatattcttctttttttgtaatATGACAATCCTTATAAGATTAGGAAAGCATATATTAATATTAGGCACCATAAGTAAATCTAAAATGTTAGAAAGAGTAAATTAAACCTTTTTAATCTTTTGGGTAAAACATGCTATAAAATTTACATGGAAAATCCACCTCAATCTATACATCATGTATATCATCTAGGTCTGAAATTTTATTCCAAAAGTTAAAGATAATATTTTAATCCCATGTCAATGTATCAAGATCATCAGAAATAGGTCCTAGAATCTCATATTCTGAAAGtggttttaaagtaaaaaatgttACACGTTTGGTCAGTAACTTTGAATCATTTTCTTGTTCTCCGTCCTGTAGCCAATCCAACTAGTTAATGAATTAAACTTTTGATCATTCTGCACAATTTTTATGGttgtttttgttcttgatttcttagGAATTGATCTAAAAGAACACCCTAAATGTTAAGTAATAACCTTTTTGCCAGCTCCTTACGTAGTTTTCCTCCGGTGTTTATTTTGACACATTATCATGAATAAACTGAGCAGAGTACTAAAACTTCTTTctaacaaattttcaattatatGTTTAGCGGTCATAGAACCCTCTCAATAAACATGATCATTCTAATATTAGATGGAAAAAAGTTCTGATGTTTCATTGATTTAGAAGCCAGAATCCTTTTGACTTAGGAAAAGAAAAGGTGggagaattatttttttgatatgacAATCAAGATAATGAAAGAGAATATTAATATTAGGCAccataaataaatttataatgTCAGAAAGAGTAATTTTAACCTTTTTAGTTAAACATGCTATAATATGTACATGGCAAATTCGCCTCAATGTATACATAATGTATATCTAAATCTGGGATATTATCCCAAAAAGTTAAAGGCAATATCTTTATCCCATGCAAATGGATCAAGATCATCAGGAATAGGTCCTGGAATCTCGTATTCTGAAAGTGGTATAGAGTAATCAATATCACATGATTCTTTATTAGTAGTCTTTGAATCTTCTTTTCTGCGCTCCGTCTTATAATCTATCCAACTAGTTGATGAATTAATCTTTTGATCATTCTTCACAaatttttttatgattgttttTGTCCTTGGTTTCCTAGGAATCGATGCAAAAGAAAACCCTAGATATTCTGTAATAGATTCATCTTTTTTGGCCAACTTCTTACGTTGTTTTCCTCTAGATTTATTTTGATACTTCATCATGAATAAGTTGAGCAGAGTGTTAAAACTTTGCTCTCTAACAAATGCTCAATAACATGATTAGTGGTCTTGAACCCTTTTTATAAACATGATAATCCTAATATTAGATGGAGAAAGGTTTTGATGTTTCATTAATTTAGAAACCCAAATCCTTTTGACTTAGGAATAGAAAAGGTGGGAGGccgttttcttttttcaatttgaCAATCCTTATAAGATtaggaaagaaaatattaatattaagcATATATTAATATTCGCAACAGTCATATATCGGCAAACTCGGTTCAGAGCCGTTTAAAATATGTATCAATTGGATTTAAATTAAACTCTCTTTTAATAGCATGTGAGGTGAGCACTTCAAGCTAACACCATGGCTTAGGGAGGAATTAAGCATGAGATTTGTACTCAAAGAGAGTACTTTGAGTTGCTATAATAATAAACTAAAGGCGAGTTGCAATAATAATAAACTAAAGGGGAActcattataattaattaaaagggggaaatcatgaaaaataaaaagcaaaagCAAAGGCACAGTATCGTAATTTTGAATTGTCTTTTTGAGTAACAAATAATCAATAGTTGCCTTTGCTTGCTGAATAGTCCAATAACAGCTGCATGCATATTAACACTAAAGAAAAACTTGcaaaaaagagaaacaaaagaataattaaaaatcTAACTACTATGTCTTTAATTTTAGGTATATCTAAAGTCGATCAATTTTGACTATTGATTGCTTTGAGAAACGCTTTGCTAGGTAGTCACAATTCACATGCATGCTTACGATCCAATGAATTAAGATTCTTTTTTATTGCGCAAATCGGTGAATTAAAAAGGTTTCAATATTTAGTGGTGAAATTTTCAGATTTGAACTATAAATTGCCCTggaatgaaaaatattatggaaATTAAAGGATCGTTTTTTCTCTTTCAGAAATTTCTAAATATGGAATAGTTACATAATAATAGGAGTTAATTACACCTAAACACCCTTGTACTATGACTTAGTCACGGGTAGACCGTATTGTAAATCAAACACTTCACGCGATATATTATTACACACACCCCTATGATGTTATTcctatttttctaaaaacattTAAACCTCATATAATGAAAACTCTACTCAAGTGAAGCTTCATTTAACTAAGTAAATTTAAGATAATTTTAAAgtgaaagaataaatataaaACCTAAAAAAACGAAGAGAAATTTctatataataaatattataattaaataaaattacgAAGAACTTACATTTTTATAGTTCAAGAAACTTATTACTAGCTAGTAGTTGGTATATCTTATTAAGTAATTTGTGTTCATTTACTATTTATGAGTTTTAGAATATAAATGTTACGTTTTGGAAAAATGTTTATTCTCTTTTTAATCAAATGTTTATCAAAAGTGTTTCTTCTTTTTAGTATTTCATACAAATAATTAACTCATGACCACCAGGGAAGTACTCGTGTTGCATCCCTCCTGCCCCATTTATTGGATTACACAGCGTATattgtttttgttattgttgcttatcttctttttaatattttatacaatAACTTCATagaatcttttttttattttttttattttctcttttaataAATTTAGTTATGAATATAATTCATAGGGGGTGTAACTTTAGAATTTTCATAGTATAGAAAATGTAAGTATTTGATCATAAAATATAAGGTGAGCATCCAAAACTACGTCATATTAAAAGGGTGTTTAATATTAtaattaacccaaaaaaaaattatattaattgaCCTCAATCGTATGTTGTGGGATTTTACTGGACAAAGTGCTACTTTGTATCCTATCGGTGCATGATTCAATCTCCTATGATTATCTCTTTTCCCTTCTCCCACCTTGGCTCCTTCACCCAAAAATGCATATATGTGTACCCAATTTGAAGGCCCCTGAAAAAACTTATAGAGTATGACGTGTATATTTTTAAATTGTATTGCTAAATTTTAATGAGATTAAGTTATATACGTAAGCGTAATTTGTATTATCAAATCATATTTCTCTATTATAGCATGTAActgaatttatttttaaaattataaatttttattttattagtatatttaccaataaatattttttggataATTTAATAGTGTGAAAAATATCTTAaactaaatatgtatataacttaaactcaatTTTAACTATCACGTTACATgtgaaatttcaaaatttaatttgacTTCTAAGGAAGCATAATTTCTCGAATATTAAGTAAAATGGATTAATCAACccatgtttctttttcttttgaattttttcatcGTTGGTACATATGCTATCTAAGCACACAACTGCTATGCAAAAGAGAAATCAGAAGGTTCTAATTAAGGATTTCAAAACCCAAACAAGTAAGAAATGGTTTTAATAAATGAACTCTTTATGAAACATTATAAGTAGAGATGAATCCAAGATTTAAACTTTATAAGTTCGAATTCGAAATTTTACCTAATCCCATTTGATTTACGTCGTTCGAAATATATATCATTTATACTTATTTAGTAAAAGATTtaacacgtatatatacatgtctaaGCTAAAACTACTGAATTCTAATGAATTCATAACTCTAACACTACATCCACCCCACGTTATGACAAAATCCAAATGGTTGCTAgtgtatataaataaaaattcatCAATGAACAAATAGATAAAGAATCTTAGCAGTAGTAAATTAAAATTTGTGAACAGACAAAAGAATAGCGCCAAGATTCTTAGATTAAAAAAGAAGTCATATTCGAAAATTGCACAAAAATCCTGCACAAAAATTGGTTTAACATAAACAATAACTTACAGTATACACTGTGGTAGACAATCCTTGGAATTATTACAACAAACTTTGTATGAATCAATACGGGAATAATCATGTATAATCATGTTCTTGAAGGTCAACCACCAAATCAAATGTGGTTGTTTattcatcatatatataatgCGAACTTATCTTATAAATCGTTAAATTGCCAAACCTTAGGCGTAATCACACAAGCCATAAAAGCAGTATCCACCAGTCATGCACCTGTTGTTGCAATATCCACAATGCCTCTTATCAAATGACAAATTCACACATTGACCTCTGCAACAAGTTTGAGTAAAAGGACATTTTTTCTTGCACGCACCACAGTTCTTGTCATCATACATTAAATCAATACATTTGTTGTTGCAACATGTCGTGTTTTTGCCCCCGATTTCGAATGCCTGACAGATTTCGTGGTCCTTGTGGCAGTGATCTGCTGCTCTAGGGTTTTTTGGCTTTTCCTGTTCCGCCAGAAAACGACTAGCTACTTTCCTCTTCAAAGGAAGCAACTTTGGAGTTGAGAGTTCTTCCTCGATTTCCGTGTTAACGGATtgagtggtggtggtggtggtgatgatgGCG contains these protein-coding regions:
- the LOC132067017 gene encoding stigma-specific STIG1-like protein 2, with protein sequence MMKVMKILIPIAIAMALTIAIITTTTTTQSVNTEIEEELSTPKLLPLKRKVASRFLAEQEKPKNPRAADHCHKDHEICQAFEIGGKNTTCCNNKCIDLMYDDKNCGACKKKCPFTQTCCRGQCVNLSFDKRHCGYCNNRCMTGGYCFYGLCDYA